In the genome of Bombyx mori chromosome 13, ASM3026992v2, the window atcgacttctttcagtcgatcaactttgagcgcgttaacgctttgggcgacgccattcgcgctgcctccactgcacaacactttatcgccgttgtgcaagaatacgccgacgtatacgcgtcattaaatacgtacgtcctcccctcactccgccggtaatcaatggcgtatataagtagaataaagcccctatccgtaacgataggattttttaacgcttacggtctcgcaaatcaacgtgatcaggtttctgactttttgcgtgaccatcaaattgatatctttttagtgcaggagaccctacttaagcccgcgcgtcgTGACCccaaaatcgcgaactataacatggtcaggaacgacaggctctctgctcgtggtggtggtaccgtcatttactatagaagagccctgcattgcgtcccgctcgatcctcccgcgctcgctaatatcgaagcatcagtgtgccgaatctcactgacgggacacgcgccgatcgttatcgcgtccgtttatcttccaccggataagatcgttctaagcagtgatatcgaggcgctgctcggcatggggagctctgtcattctggcgggcgacctaaattgtaaacacatcaggtggaactcacacaccacaaccccgaatggcaggcggcttgacgcgttagtcgatgatctcgccttcgatatcgtcgctccgctaacaccgactcactacccgctaaatatcgcgcatcgcccggatatactcgacatagcattattaaaaaacgtaactctgagcttacactcgatcgaagtagtttcagagttagattcagaccaccgtcccgtcgttatgaagctcggtcgcgctcccgactccgttcccgtcacgaggactgtggtggattggcacacgctgggcatcagcctggctgaatctgatccaccatcgctcccgtttaacccggactctactccgtctcctcaggataccgctgaagccatagacatcttaacgtcacacatcacctcaacattagatagatcatcgaaacaagttgtagcggaggatttccttcaccgcttcaaattgtccgatgatattagggaactccttagagctaagaacgcctcgatacgcgcctacgacaggtatcctaccgcggaaaatcgtattcgaatgcgtgccctacaacgcgacgtaaagtctcgcatcgccgaagtccgagatgccagatggtctgatttcttagaaggactcgcgccctcccaaaggtcttactaccgcttagctcgtactctcaaatcggatacggtagtaacaatgccccccctcgtaggcccctcaggccgactcgcggcgtttgatgatgacgaaaaagcagagttgctggccgatacattgcaaacccagtgcacgcccagcactcaatccgtggaccctgttcatgtagaattagtagacagtgaggtagaacgcatagtctccttgccaccctcggatgcgttaccacccgtcaccccgatggaagttaaagacttgatcaaagacctacgtcctcgcaaggctcccggttccgacggtatatccaaccgcgttattaaacttctacccgtccaagtcatcgtgatgttggcatctattttcaatgccgctatggcgaactgtatctttcccgcggtgtggaaagaagcggacgttatcggcatacataaacccggtaaaccaaaaaatcatccgacgagctaccgcccgattagcctcctcatgtctctaggcaaactgtatgagcgtctgctctacaaacgcctcagagacttcgtctcatccaagggcattctcatcgatgaacaattcggattccgtacaaatcactcatgcgttcaacaggtgcaccgcctcacggagcacattcttgtggggcttaatcgaccaaaaccgttatacacgggagctctcttcttcgacgtcgcaaaagcgttcgacaaagtctggcacaacggtttgattttcaaactattcaacatgggtgtgccggatagtctcgtgctcatcatacgggacttcttgtcgaaccgctcttttcgatatcgagtcgagggaacccgctcctccccacgacctctcacagctggagtcccgcaaggctctgtcctttcacccctcctatttagcttattcgttaacgatattccccggtcgccgccgacccatttagctttattcgccgacgacacgactgtttactattccagtagaaacaagtccttAATCGCGAAggagcttcagagcgcagccctagccctaggacagtggttccgaaaatggcgcatagacatcaacccagcgaaaagtactgcggtgctatttcagaggggaagctccacacggatttcctcccgtattaggaggaggaatctcacacccccgattactctctttagtcaatccattccctgggccaggaaggtcaagtacctgggcgttaccttggatgcatcgatgacattccgcccacatataaaatcagtccgtgaccgtgccgcgtttattctcggtagactctaccccatgatctgtaagcggagtaaaatgtcccttcgtaacaaggtgacactttacaaaacttgcataaggcccgtcatgatttacgcgagtgtggtgttcgctcacgcggcccgcacacacatagacacccttcaatctctacaatcccgcttttgcaggttagccgtcggagctccgtggttcgtgaggaacgttgacctacacgacgacctgggcctcgaatctatacagaaatacatgaagtcagcgtcggaacggtacttcgataaggctatgcgtcatgataatcgccttatcgtagccgccgctgactactccccgaatcctgatcatgcaggagccagtcaccgtcgacgccctagacacgttcttacggatccatcagatccaataacctctgcattagacgccttcagctctaacactaggagcaggcttaggaacctcggtaaccgtactcgtcgaactcgacaaagagttcgccgtgcaacctaacccatgcatcagctcgctgagtttctcgccggatcttctcagcgggtcgcgattccgatccggtagtagattcattcgcgaagcaattgctcttgagttgttaggtctccttcggaggcgctcgggcagttgttagctaatcccgcccctcttggctgagcctttgctcgcccacctgtcctggtgaaactggaaaggccttcgggccaccagtaatccttcaatcataaaaaaaaaaaaaaaaaaaaaaaaaaagatattcccaGCTCATATTCAAATGTATTTCAAGCGAAAGCTGACATCTCGTTAAACAAAGAAGCGATTAAATCCAGATAAAATTTCGATTCatttgttattcgaaattttggAATTGTTTTTCGAGATTCACTTTTATGAATACTAgatgtcccgcagtagtcgaaattcgactataattaattggattgtaagtttgtacactaataagattgtattttatacttccataattacaaatttcgccaagactacactttaaaaaatattaacaaagacaaacaatattttatctcaatttgacaacagacgtcaagaacaaaagtttgacaataaatagtacggtatgcatgcgtgtgtgcgtcaaatacatggtatgtagtgtgtgtaatgttttctttattgatttaatgtatcttttatgcattattttaaaaaaatattagtattgtgcacttcttctctacattatgtataagtgtggaaaatttcatactcctccgtcccgcgattttcgtaaaaagggatacaaagtttttgcttcacgtattaatatatagatttctaacgggcaaaataatttttaaattcctATATtccttaattttattacaaaacaattttaactACGTATTGTAATCAAGCAATAAAATCATAATGGATTAATTCAATatgatacaaaataatattttgtaataatgcaaattattttaatcgatAATTCGATATTCAAGACAGACATGGAAATGGTTCACGTTATGTCCTATAATTATGTCTCTGTCTACATTCCGTCCATCAATCATCGATAAGCTTTCAGACGAGAGTTCTATTACAAAGTTATATCTCTTTAGATAACATTACTTTCATTTGTTTTGGAAATTACtacaaaaatatttgagaagAAAAGACATTTAGATTGTTTGAATGTAATTATACCGACATTGGACGCAGCTTAATGTTTTATAGTTAATGAAAATGGCAAATTCCGTTAAATGTGTTTTCTTTTGATGTCCCTTTTGATATTAGGTCACACAGTAATTTTGAATCAAGGTCGAGATTTGATATAGAATAGCAATCAAATCTGCTTAGACGGAATGCGCAATCGTCGGATGTCAGATTGAAATTAGAGTTGCTACTCTATAAGAGACACTGATTGCAGACATGATTCTCCATACGCTTTCTACATTGAGTTAAAGTTAGTTACTAAAGTATAACAGCATATTGAAGACTACAGAGACCACTATAGAGTAAACTTAATAAATCATGTATGAAATCATAGTCGTATGTACTGATAGGTACTTCACCTCATTACAAAAGTTTCTCTCTAATCATTAGATATAGTAGATGATAGTGGTAAAGCTTACTGCGCCTATATGCATAAATAATACCTCTGCCTGTTTCACTCGCGAAGCATTTATATATTCCAAATCTTAAGGCAGCTGTTATAACGTAACCAACACAATAGAGGGTtcgatttaatgttttatttatttattgtgacgAACTTATGGCCCACTGAATGCTAATAACCGTCGCTAATGGAGAAAAGCAATGCCTGTGTGACTGTGTGCTAACTTTACACAAGACGGGCTGGTTGCTAGTCTGCccgttaaaaaaaatgttttgcccTTTTATATTATGATGTATATGTAATATGACGTCATATCAAAATAAGTACTGCATGATTGTTACTAAAGGTTTCGAATTCACATCACTCGTGAACAAGTCCATGTCGAAAACTAGGAAGTCAGCCGGCGAAGGAAATAAGGCATCTTCCTCTAGCATCGGGAGTGACGGGCACCCTCTGATCGTGTCAGATTAGCTGGAAGCGTGTTTCAGCATACATTTGCTACTGCGGAATAATTTTCCCTCAGAATTACTTTGGAAGTACCAAGAATTAATTGAGTATCtacttagttttatttatatgaaaataaaacaaattctgTTATGAATTTTTTAACAAACATACTATGATGCTATGACCTATGGAGTTCTTCGTTATAAAAGTAGttcataaacataataatatgttgtatttaaaaaaatgatgtcTGATCCAAAACTCTTCACACAATGTCTTATAAACATTCTTCTTGAATAGGAttatcaattaataaatataaaacggtACAAAGCTGCAGTAATCAAAACATAGGTATCGGACacttacacaaataaaactCTTTAAATAAAGCCAAAGATCGGTTTCCAACATAAGTTTTACGTCTCGGTGCTTTATTTACATGAATGAAATTCAAATAGAGCACATCTTTGTATAATGATTGGGTCACGAAACCCTTTTtagcataaaataaaagtaatgtcGGGCGTCGTGCCAGCCGCGTCCGAGGTGGTCAGAATATGACACGGATTGGAAAACCACTCAACCTGGTTCGGTCTTGTTTAAAATTCAAGCTATTAAAGATAGAATATTCTACTCAAACAAGACGAAAACTGTACCTTTCTGTTTCTTTAatttaataagtaatattaGTTTAGTTTTTCATTGATACTAAATACCTACAATCAATAACATGTCTACGACATGATAATCCTTCATTTCTTTCACAGtaacattactttttttaagaataaattacCTTCTACTTCTGAAATTCTTAGACACTTATTTCCATCTGATTTCACCGGTAGTAAAAGTGTAAGGGAAATATTTGtgccttcttttttttagtgcttaaatgggcggacgagctcacagcccacctggtgttaagtggttactggagcccatagacatctacaacgtaaatgcgccgcccaccttgagatataagttctaaggtctcagtatagttacagcgggtgcccaacccttcaaaccgaaacgcattactgcttcacggcagaaataggcagggtggtggtacctacccgtgcggactcacaagaggtcctaccaccagtataaaccTTCTACTTAGTCCCAATTGTAGGGGTGATGTATTGCATTACCATTAAGATTTTCATCTCATGTCCATATACTTATGGGCTTCAGTTATCACTTAATGCAATACAAAGGTGTGAAAGTACGAAAACCTCACAAATAATTCACTCTACCTCGAAGATTTATTTCAGCCGTCTCCAAGTACAAGCAAAAGGAGCTATATACTTGACAACTAAAAATGGAACGTTTCCAATAATGTTGACATCCCATGACGAAGCTACGCCGCGGCACACTCCAAAGATTTTGTCTGCGGCGAAAAACACGTCACGAGATACCGCAGAACCCGACTACTGGGacaacataaatgaaataatgttttcCAATTACGCCAACTCTAGTTTTGAACAGACAGACGTGTTTACGTGGAAACAGAACAAGAGAAGTATAAACGATGCCGTCTCTAAAAATATAACTTCTGTTTTGGAGAACCTTTTGAAGAACTATGAAAATTCTCAGTTGCCAACGCATGGTAAAGGTCAGTTTTCgtgttaatataatttcaaatgtCGTGATTGTctaacccgctgagtttctcaccggacttttcagtgggtcacgattccgatccagagataaattctgcgaagcactactcttgccagggttagtgttagcaaattctctcaggttgagagctggaatagctccttcAGCGAATAAGTAAGGGAAAAATAGTAATCATAATAAATATCGTTCTcgtataaattttaaatcttctGATCTCTTGACGAGATATTTATATCTATGGAGCGATACTACatattttaatgcattatttctAAATGGCTCAAAACATTActtacaaaattgttattttaattatcattattgTGTTATAGGTTATCCAACTGTAGTTCAAACCAACATCCTAATAAGGAGCATGGGACCAGTTTCAGAACTCGATATGGTAGGTATCATTGCATTAATATCTGAAAAAAGCCATATATATTGGATACCAACCTACGCTTATTAGATTTAGAACACGTCAGTCCTAGTGTTGTTCTGTTGATTCGTTCATTTTCTTTACGTACGCCCACCATATATGTGAGAAACATTTACAGTTCTtctcgtccgtgaccacgaagacAGTAAGGTCTTCGAAACTAATGACAATACAAAATGCGAgatttaaaccgtaaaaatagtcgTTATTTATTGTTGGTACCACTAATTCTATTGCTTTGCTACGATGCTGAGAGCCTTTTCCAAGAACATTATTTTTAGCAGTGGCGAATCATAGCAGTATACAGCTGGTGCTAATTAAAGCCACATTGTAAATCCGTAATTGGTATCTTCACCACCATCCTGCGTTTTTCTAGTTGAAGGCTAATACAGTCGACATACAATATTATTGAACCTTCGaccacatgtctcaaggtgggtggcggcattcacgtcatgatgcctatgggctcagGTATCACTTAACATTGCGTAGGCTCTGACCTCGTTCACTGTCACtccagtaaaaataaatatgtcaaaTAACTATCTCTTGTCTAATTATGGATAGTGTAAAAACATTACGAACGTTGTAAACAATATTCGAATAAAGTGTGATGATCTATCGTTACATTAttcgtattttttatatttaggatTATTCGATGGATTGCTACTTCAGGCAATATTGGCGTGACACGAGGCTGTCGTTTCTCGGTCCCATCCGCTCTTTGTCCCTTTCCatcaagatgctcgagaggatttGGAGGCCAGACACGTATTTTTACAACGGAAAACATTCCTATGTACACACTATCACTGTACCGAATAAACTGCTTCGCATCAGTCAACACGgtgatattttgtattcaatgaGGTAAGTTAATTAAACCGAcaataacaaattaattatgtaatttccaaactattttactattaaaataaagtaggtCACACCATTTTGCCTCTAGTACCTACGCAATGCCATCAATACATTTAACAGTTAATCTTCAGATTAAGTTCAAGACAATAGGCTAAACGAAAACAAGCCGGTATAATTTGATCCGCAGAGGCGATTCATTAATTTCATAGTTAATTCGCGAACAAGCGAAGCATCCAACATTTTTAATTGGCAGAGTGAAAAATACTCGCGCTCCGATTACGCTCCAAGTTATTTTATCGGACGCAAATTGCCATAGATGTTCATATTTTCATTCGTTTTTCCAACGAGAAATTGCTTTGAGCAATCAATGCTGACGCTTTCTTATATTTGATTTTCTCTAAAGTAATTTTTAAAGTGTGATAGTGATTCAATCACACAAGACGCTCGGCACATAGACATCAGCTCACATTCGTGATAGTAGTAATAAACAGTAGTAGATAGGTTTCTCCCAATACGCATCATTCAGGTTATATTACTCTCATCCGCTTCTTGTTTTACGTTTTTGGCAAGTCAAGTTGTATGAACTGTCATAGTGCTTGCTCATTAACTCTGTCAGATCATGATCTCCACTCACACATTGGTTTGCCACTTAAACTATAAATTCTATTCGCCATTGGGATTCTCTTTAATCCGTCTgattaattttgatttgattcaaattaatttgaagACTATTTTTCGTGATTTTgcattataatgaaaatatttcaacACATCGATAACGAGGTACTAAGACTATATAAGGTACGAGTATACGAGGTACtaagaatataattttgaaattcacTTCTAAAGATGCAGTTCGTTGATTTGTGGAACACGTTAATCACTtctaattaaaagttaaatcgAGCATAAAAGGAACATTTATTGTGCAACTCTATATACTAATTTTAACTATTTATctacaaaataacaatttctatTTAATGGTTTAAAAGTAGTGAATTTAATAATGGTTCTAATGAACTTTCGagaaatgtgagatattttgaACTTTTATGTTTTGTAGCATAAAATTTTTAAGCAAActtaatttgttattattttcagaTTAACTATTAAAGCTAAATGCCCTATGGAACTTCGTAATTTTCCGATGGATCGTCAATCGTGCCCTCTTATCCTTGGCAGCTGTAAGTAATCATTCAACACCAGTCTGTGGACTCTATTATGGTTTTGAACATCGAGGCTTTAATAGACACTTAATACTTACTGTATCTTTAGAGTAAGCATAATACCAAAGAACAGAGGTTTTCGTTTTTAAAAATTTCCAACAGCTACTGTATAATATTTAAGATCTAAGCtaaaagaacataataatatgtattttcaaTCAATACCAATATGAAGCATACAAATAACTTGTGTTttgtaattgatatttttaatctaaattctaattctaatcgAGTCTAAATTTACTTTAATGGTCAGTAGAAACAGATAAAcgtcgacctcatatctcaggCGAGTGACGAGAGCCACATTGTAGTGTCCATGTATTTTAAACACTTAAGTGGTTTGACATTTATATCTTGAAACATAAATCtcaagtatttgaaacgtcggaagtaatataaatacaaatacaataaaaaacgcgatatTTAATCGTAAAAGTACCTTTAATTATTAATCTCAATTTAATtcgtaaaaaatgttataaactGAATGCTGTCACCCAGAGACCTGGGGTGTAGAGTCTTAATATGGATAGCACAATTTATTTGcattcacttttcactattCACAGACGCCTACTCGAATCAACAACTAGTTTATCAATGGCAAAACTCGCAGAGCGTCAACTTTGTTCCCGGAATGACCCTCTCACAGTTTGACCTTATCAGTTTTCCGTACAGAAATTTCACATTTACCAGACGAGAAGGTACGTTACGCTCACACTGCCTTATATGAAATAATCCGTGTAAAACCAACCAATATTACTCAGGattgcgagtaaattaatcttCTACTTGATAATAATGTTTACGTGAAAAAGACTAAGCATTTCAAGGGATGGCAATATCTAATAGTTTTTATACAGGGTGTCTCAAAAGTATGCACTGTCAAAGCTTCGAAATTTTTTGTCTCTGTCTCGCCTATATTGTATAAAAAcgtcaaattattattaaaatgaatcATTTCGATCAGTATAGCGAGATACAGGAAAAATTATATATGGATAGATCCATAATCACCACTTCGAGTGATTATGACGCAGGCAATGACAATGGAATACAGTATTTTTTCGATAGGAACAATATGTAAATGCTTTGTAGAGAGGGACACTTATTTTTAGCAAATATGCTGTCTATAATATTTAATGTGCTTTCCCACCGCTCTGCATTTCCGTACAGCCCTGTATTATAGGCGGTACCCCAGTAGCAAAGAAGTTCCGTTCATAAGACGATGAGTTTATTCGGAGTAAACATGAGC includes:
- the LOC100500931 gene encoding ionotropic GABA-aminobutyric acid receptor GRD (The RefSeq protein has 2 substitutions compared to this genomic sequence) yields the protein MYCITIKIFISCPYTYGLQLSLNAIQRCESTKTSQIIHSTSKIYFSRLQVQAKGAIYLTTKNGTFPIMLTSHDEATPRHTPKILSAAKNTSRDTAEPDYWDNINEIMFSNYANSSFEQTDVFTWKQNKRSINDAVSKNITSVLENLLKNYENSQLPTHGKGYPTVVQTNILIRSMGPVSELDVDYSMDCYFRQYWRDTRLSFLGPIRSLSLSIKMLERIWRPDTYFYNGKHSYAHTITVPNKLLRISQHGDILYSMRLTIKAKCPMELRNFPMDRQSCPLILGSYAYSNQQLVYQWQNSQSVNFVPGMTLSQFDLISFPYRNFTFTRREGDFSVLQVSFNLKRHTGYFLIQVYVPCILIVVLSWVSFWIHREATSDRVGLGITTVLTLSTISLDSRTDLPKVRYATALDWFLLMSFFYCIATLLEFAGVHYFTKVGSGEIVIDDSEWEELIEEVGGDAVAARELAVRRRSSARSATNNLSMPSQSSNPTTSDNLETEQPVAVRLTMERTTQTETRVPRWRQLLYCLAGDDRYRRQRQREAGSRGHINSVSHIDRAARVLFPASFALLNLFYWMIYAFSSDDFAWSDNPINTLSH